One window of Candidatus Omnitrophota bacterium genomic DNA carries:
- a CDS encoding NAD(P)-binding protein: protein MSDKEENLIIGAGLSGLFTAYYLYKAKKSFIIIEKEKQVGGLAKTLEYDGFKTDIGPIGFIPKTNHS from the coding sequence ATGTCAGATAAGGAAGAAAATTTAATTATAGGCGCAGGTCTGTCAGGGCTCTTTACGGCTTATTATTTATATAAAGCGAAAAAATCTTTTATTATTATAGAGAAAGAAAAACAAGTAGGAGGGTTAGCAAAAACATTAGAATATGATGGGTTTAAGACAGATATCGGGCCCATCGGTTTTATACCAAAAACAAATCACTCTTAA
- a CDS encoding glycosyltransferase: MERNFTLILPVRDEEENIKILIEKLKKTLKDTIVIFVDDSSTDETEKIVKLFMAKDNDIILIENKGSRLASAIRTGIENASTEIVGWMDADLSMPVEIIPQMVDFLSEYDIVLGSRYIEGGKDLRESRMRILTSRLFNLLSKKILNTKTNDLTSGFVITKKEFLEELKIEGKYGEYCLSLIYQAERKGFKIKEAPYIFRERKKGKSKIGSNLFILFKNSLFYFLMVIRLKFRDLFFYRDNKF, translated from the coding sequence ATGGAAAGAAATTTTACCTTAATTTTGCCGGTGAGAGATGAAGAAGAAAATATAAAAATCTTAATTGAGAAATTAAAAAAAACCCTTAAAGATACAATTGTAATTTTTGTTGATGATAGTTCTACAGATGAAACAGAAAAAATAGTAAAATTATTTATGGCGAAAGACAATGATATCATCTTGATTGAAAATAAAGGAAGCCGATTAGCTTCGGCAATTAGAACAGGGATAGAAAATGCTTCTACCGAAATTGTGGGCTGGATGGATGCAGATTTATCTATGCCCGTAGAGATTATTCCACAGATGGTTGATTTTTTGTCTGAGTATGATATAGTTTTAGGTTCGCGTTATATTGAAGGAGGAAAAGATTTAAGAGAAAGTAGAATGCGTATTCTTACATCAAGACTATTTAATTTATTGAGTAAAAAAATATTAAATACAAAAACTAACGATCTCACATCGGGCTTTGTTATTACAAAAAAAGAGTTCTTAGAGGAATTAAAAATAGAAGGTAAATATGGTGAATATTGTCTAAGCCTCATTTATCAGGCAGAGAGGAAAGGATTTAAAATAAAAGAAGCTCCTTATATATTTCGGGAAAGAAAGAAGGGGAAAAGCAAAATTGGTTCCAATTTATTCATTTTATTTAAGAACTCTCTCTTCTATTTTCTGATGGTAATAAGGCTTAAATTTAGAGATTTATTCTTTTATAGAGATAATAAATTTTAG